The following proteins come from a genomic window of Salminus brasiliensis chromosome 15, fSalBra1.hap2, whole genome shotgun sequence:
- the arl13b gene encoding ADP-ribosylation factor-like protein 13B isoform X1 translates to MFSLMANCCSWLKRWREPARKVTLVMVGLDNAGKTATVRGIQGESPLDVAPTVGFSKVDLKQGKFEVTIFDLGGGKRIRGIWKNYYSESYGVVFVVDSSDIQRIHETRDTMAEVLRHPRIAGKPVLVLANKQDQDGALAEADIIESLSLEKLVNENKCLCQIEPCSAVLGYGKKVDKSIKNGLNWLLNNIAKDYEAITERVQRDTAEQRAQEEQDKKDRAERVRKIREERDRQEREEAEREGRQIKEESEDADMPSPFQPINSVITENEDKLKKEMEKKKLRDDGQQVGDLELKSKQEDEEEEEEEEEDESERQTPESTESGVADQTKKKVKKLRLKRKNRIDPLRIDDSAKSPTPPPPPVGWATPKVSRLPKLEPLGDTRRSDFYGKPLPPVAIRQRPNGETHDVIS, encoded by the exons ATGTTCAGTCTGATGGCGAATTGCTGCAGCTGGCTCAAACGGTGGCGTGAACCTGCAAG GAAGGTGACATTGGTAATGGTGGGACTGGACAATGCAGGGAAAACTGCAACAGTCCGAGGCATCCAGGGAG AGAGTCCATTAGATGTGGCCCCCACAGTCGGCTTCTCCAAAGTGGACCTTAAGCAGGGAAAGTTCGAGGTCACGATTTTTGACCTGGGTGGAGGTAAACGGATCAGGGGCATCTGGAAGAACTACTACTCTGAGTCCTACGGGGTGGTCTTTGTTGTCGACTCAAGCGACATACAGAGGATCCATGAGACAAGAGACACCATGGCAGAAGTTCTCCGTCACCCTCGCATCGCTGGCAAGCCTGTGTTAGT ACTGGCCAATAAACAGGACCAGGACGGGGCATTGGCTGAAGCAGACATCATTGAGAGCCTGTCGTTGGAGAAGCTTGTCAATGAGAACAAATGTCTCTGTCAGATT GAACCGTGTTCTGCAGTGCTGGGCTACGGTAAGAAAGTTGACAAGTCCATCAAAAATGGCCTGAACTGGCTTCTAAACAACATTGCCAAGGACTACGAGGCGATCACAGAGCGCGTCCAGAGGGACACAGCAGAGCAGCGGGCGCAGGAGGAGCAGGACAAGAAGGATCGAGCAGAGCGAGTGAGGAAAATCCGTGAGGAGAG GGACAGGCAAGAACGTGAGGAGGCTGAGCGAGAAGGCAGGCAAATAAAGGAGGAGTCAGAGGATGCAGACATGCCCAGTCCATTCCAGCCAATAAACAGTGTTATTACTGAG AATGAGGataaactgaaaaaagaaatggaGAAGAAAAAGCTGCGAGATGATGGACAGCAGGTTGGTGATCTGGAGCTGAAGAGCAAACAagaagatgaggaggaagaggaagaagaggaggaagatgagagTGAACGACAGACACCAGAAAGCACAGAATCAG GTGTCGCAGACCAGACCAAAAAGAAGGTAAAGAAACTTCGTCTGAAGCGGAAGAATAGAATTGACCCTCTCAGGATAGACGACTCGGCCAAGAGCCCcacaccacctcctccaccag ttggATGGGCTACTCCCAAAGTTTCTAGACTCCCTAAGCTTGAACCTCTTGGAGATACAAGGCGTTCTG ATTTCTATGGAAAGCCCCTCCCACCCGTAGCAATTAGACAGAGGCCGAACGGTGAAACTCATGATGTCATTTCCTAA
- the arl13b gene encoding ADP-ribosylation factor-like protein 13B isoform X3 produces the protein MFSLMANCCSWLKRWREPARKVTLVMVGLDNAGKTATVRGIQGESPLDVAPTVGFSKVDLKQGKFEVTIFDLGGGKRIRGIWKNYYSESYGVVFVVDSSDIQRIHETRDTMAEVLRHPRIAGKPVLVLANKQDQDGALAEADIIESLSLEKLVNENKCLCQIEPCSAVLGYGKKVDKSIKNGLNWLLNNIAKDYEAITERVQRDTAEQRAQEEQDKKDRAERVRKIREERDRQEREEAEREGRQIKEESEDADMPSPFQPINSVITENEDKLKKEMEKKKLRDDGQQVGDLELKSKQEDEEEEEEEEEDESERQTPESTESGVADQTKKKVKKLRLKRKNRIDPLRIDDSAKSPTPPPPPDFYGKPLPPVAIRQRPNGETHDVIS, from the exons ATGTTCAGTCTGATGGCGAATTGCTGCAGCTGGCTCAAACGGTGGCGTGAACCTGCAAG GAAGGTGACATTGGTAATGGTGGGACTGGACAATGCAGGGAAAACTGCAACAGTCCGAGGCATCCAGGGAG AGAGTCCATTAGATGTGGCCCCCACAGTCGGCTTCTCCAAAGTGGACCTTAAGCAGGGAAAGTTCGAGGTCACGATTTTTGACCTGGGTGGAGGTAAACGGATCAGGGGCATCTGGAAGAACTACTACTCTGAGTCCTACGGGGTGGTCTTTGTTGTCGACTCAAGCGACATACAGAGGATCCATGAGACAAGAGACACCATGGCAGAAGTTCTCCGTCACCCTCGCATCGCTGGCAAGCCTGTGTTAGT ACTGGCCAATAAACAGGACCAGGACGGGGCATTGGCTGAAGCAGACATCATTGAGAGCCTGTCGTTGGAGAAGCTTGTCAATGAGAACAAATGTCTCTGTCAGATT GAACCGTGTTCTGCAGTGCTGGGCTACGGTAAGAAAGTTGACAAGTCCATCAAAAATGGCCTGAACTGGCTTCTAAACAACATTGCCAAGGACTACGAGGCGATCACAGAGCGCGTCCAGAGGGACACAGCAGAGCAGCGGGCGCAGGAGGAGCAGGACAAGAAGGATCGAGCAGAGCGAGTGAGGAAAATCCGTGAGGAGAG GGACAGGCAAGAACGTGAGGAGGCTGAGCGAGAAGGCAGGCAAATAAAGGAGGAGTCAGAGGATGCAGACATGCCCAGTCCATTCCAGCCAATAAACAGTGTTATTACTGAG AATGAGGataaactgaaaaaagaaatggaGAAGAAAAAGCTGCGAGATGATGGACAGCAGGTTGGTGATCTGGAGCTGAAGAGCAAACAagaagatgaggaggaagaggaagaagaggaggaagatgagagTGAACGACAGACACCAGAAAGCACAGAATCAG GTGTCGCAGACCAGACCAAAAAGAAGGTAAAGAAACTTCGTCTGAAGCGGAAGAATAGAATTGACCCTCTCAGGATAGACGACTCGGCCAAGAGCCCcacaccacctcctccaccag ATTTCTATGGAAAGCCCCTCCCACCCGTAGCAATTAGACAGAGGCCGAACGGTGAAACTCATGATGTCATTTCCTAA
- the arl13b gene encoding ADP-ribosylation factor-like protein 13B isoform X2, whose amino-acid sequence MFSLMANCCSWLKRWREPARKVTLVMVGLDNAGKTATVRGIQGESPLDVAPTVGFSKVDLKQGKFEVTIFDLGGGKRIRGIWKNYYSESYGVVFVVDSSDIQRIHETRDTMAEVLRHPRIAGKPVLVLANKQDQDGALAEADIIESLSLEKLVNENKCLCQIEPCSAVLGYGKKVDKSIKNGLNWLLNNIAKDYEAITERVQRDTAEQRAQEEQDKKDRAERVRKIREERDRQEREEAEREGRQIKEESEDADMPSPFQPINSVITENEDKLKKEMEKKKLRDDGQQVGDLELKSKQEDEEEEEEEEEDESERQTPESTESGVADQTKKKVKKLRLKRKNRIDPLRIDDSAKSPTPPPPPVGWATPKVSRLPKLEPLGDTRRSARAV is encoded by the exons ATGTTCAGTCTGATGGCGAATTGCTGCAGCTGGCTCAAACGGTGGCGTGAACCTGCAAG GAAGGTGACATTGGTAATGGTGGGACTGGACAATGCAGGGAAAACTGCAACAGTCCGAGGCATCCAGGGAG AGAGTCCATTAGATGTGGCCCCCACAGTCGGCTTCTCCAAAGTGGACCTTAAGCAGGGAAAGTTCGAGGTCACGATTTTTGACCTGGGTGGAGGTAAACGGATCAGGGGCATCTGGAAGAACTACTACTCTGAGTCCTACGGGGTGGTCTTTGTTGTCGACTCAAGCGACATACAGAGGATCCATGAGACAAGAGACACCATGGCAGAAGTTCTCCGTCACCCTCGCATCGCTGGCAAGCCTGTGTTAGT ACTGGCCAATAAACAGGACCAGGACGGGGCATTGGCTGAAGCAGACATCATTGAGAGCCTGTCGTTGGAGAAGCTTGTCAATGAGAACAAATGTCTCTGTCAGATT GAACCGTGTTCTGCAGTGCTGGGCTACGGTAAGAAAGTTGACAAGTCCATCAAAAATGGCCTGAACTGGCTTCTAAACAACATTGCCAAGGACTACGAGGCGATCACAGAGCGCGTCCAGAGGGACACAGCAGAGCAGCGGGCGCAGGAGGAGCAGGACAAGAAGGATCGAGCAGAGCGAGTGAGGAAAATCCGTGAGGAGAG GGACAGGCAAGAACGTGAGGAGGCTGAGCGAGAAGGCAGGCAAATAAAGGAGGAGTCAGAGGATGCAGACATGCCCAGTCCATTCCAGCCAATAAACAGTGTTATTACTGAG AATGAGGataaactgaaaaaagaaatggaGAAGAAAAAGCTGCGAGATGATGGACAGCAGGTTGGTGATCTGGAGCTGAAGAGCAAACAagaagatgaggaggaagaggaagaagaggaggaagatgagagTGAACGACAGACACCAGAAAGCACAGAATCAG GTGTCGCAGACCAGACCAAAAAGAAGGTAAAGAAACTTCGTCTGAAGCGGAAGAATAGAATTGACCCTCTCAGGATAGACGACTCGGCCAAGAGCCCcacaccacctcctccaccag ttggATGGGCTACTCCCAAAGTTTCTAGACTCCCTAAGCTTGAACCTCTTGGAGATACAAGGCGTTCTG CCCGGGCTGTTTAA
- the arl13b gene encoding ADP-ribosylation factor-like protein 13B isoform X4, which yields MFSLMANCCSWLKRWREPARKVTLVMVGLDNAGKTATVRGIQGESPLDVAPTVGFSKVDLKQGKFEVTIFDLGGGKRIRGIWKNYYSESYGVVFVVDSSDIQRIHETRDTMAEVLRHPRIAGKPVLVLANKQDQDGALAEADIIESLSLEKLVNENKCLCQIEPCSAVLGYGKKVDKSIKNGLNWLLNNIAKDYEAITERVQRDTAEQRAQEEQDKKDRAERVRKIREERDRQEREEAEREGRQIKEESEDADMPSPFQPINSVITENEDKLKKEMEKKKLRDDGQQVGDLELKSKQEDEEEEEEEEEDESERQTPESTESGVADQTKKKVKKLRLKRKNRIDPLRIDDSAKSPTPPPPPARAV from the exons ATGTTCAGTCTGATGGCGAATTGCTGCAGCTGGCTCAAACGGTGGCGTGAACCTGCAAG GAAGGTGACATTGGTAATGGTGGGACTGGACAATGCAGGGAAAACTGCAACAGTCCGAGGCATCCAGGGAG AGAGTCCATTAGATGTGGCCCCCACAGTCGGCTTCTCCAAAGTGGACCTTAAGCAGGGAAAGTTCGAGGTCACGATTTTTGACCTGGGTGGAGGTAAACGGATCAGGGGCATCTGGAAGAACTACTACTCTGAGTCCTACGGGGTGGTCTTTGTTGTCGACTCAAGCGACATACAGAGGATCCATGAGACAAGAGACACCATGGCAGAAGTTCTCCGTCACCCTCGCATCGCTGGCAAGCCTGTGTTAGT ACTGGCCAATAAACAGGACCAGGACGGGGCATTGGCTGAAGCAGACATCATTGAGAGCCTGTCGTTGGAGAAGCTTGTCAATGAGAACAAATGTCTCTGTCAGATT GAACCGTGTTCTGCAGTGCTGGGCTACGGTAAGAAAGTTGACAAGTCCATCAAAAATGGCCTGAACTGGCTTCTAAACAACATTGCCAAGGACTACGAGGCGATCACAGAGCGCGTCCAGAGGGACACAGCAGAGCAGCGGGCGCAGGAGGAGCAGGACAAGAAGGATCGAGCAGAGCGAGTGAGGAAAATCCGTGAGGAGAG GGACAGGCAAGAACGTGAGGAGGCTGAGCGAGAAGGCAGGCAAATAAAGGAGGAGTCAGAGGATGCAGACATGCCCAGTCCATTCCAGCCAATAAACAGTGTTATTACTGAG AATGAGGataaactgaaaaaagaaatggaGAAGAAAAAGCTGCGAGATGATGGACAGCAGGTTGGTGATCTGGAGCTGAAGAGCAAACAagaagatgaggaggaagaggaagaagaggaggaagatgagagTGAACGACAGACACCAGAAAGCACAGAATCAG GTGTCGCAGACCAGACCAAAAAGAAGGTAAAGAAACTTCGTCTGAAGCGGAAGAATAGAATTGACCCTCTCAGGATAGACGACTCGGCCAAGAGCCCcacaccacctcctccaccag CCCGGGCTGTTTAA